From the Desulfovibrio sp. JY genome, one window contains:
- a CDS encoding NADH-quinone oxidoreductase subunit M — MTTQYGFPVVTMLIVLPLVVAAALLVLRRNERTVRLVTLGAGILECLLALPLLSYAPNGPAFQFVEQAPWLPALGMSYHMGVDGLSLYMILLTALMLPLCVLGSWTYISKRVTEFHFCLLLMTSACIGVFAALDFVLFYVFWEAMLVPMYLLIAVWGGPRRRYASIKFFLYTLAGSTLLLAAIVAFRHVGGTFSIPELMEKSYSFRFQMWAFLAMALAFAIKVPMFPFHTWLPAAHVEAPAAGSVLLAAILLKMGTYGFLRFCLPLTPAASVTAAPVMIAISIASIIYGGCIALGQTDIKKLIAYSSVGHMGFVTLGIFLFSVKGVSGAILQMLNHGITTGGLFMMVGLIYERSHSREITDNQGLGKFMPAFMFLFGLFSFSSLAFPGTNSFVGEILVLIGAFSSNTWVGFCAVPGAMLAAAYMLRLLQRVTWGEPSSFKKSWHDLGAREWVTLIPLALLVFYIGLAPSLAIKTIEPSIERVLSVMHQKNQAMGLTSDMKFTERMRLPASMTVATATDAVRKELP; from the coding sequence ATGACGACGCAATACGGATTTCCGGTGGTGACGATGCTGATCGTCCTGCCTTTGGTGGTCGCGGCGGCCTTGCTGGTGCTGCGGCGAAACGAGCGCACCGTGCGGCTCGTGACGCTCGGCGCGGGCATTCTCGAATGCCTGCTCGCGTTGCCGCTACTCTCCTACGCGCCAAACGGCCCGGCCTTTCAGTTCGTGGAGCAGGCGCCCTGGCTGCCGGCCCTTGGCATGTCCTACCACATGGGCGTGGATGGCCTGAGCCTCTACATGATCCTCTTAACCGCCCTGATGCTGCCGCTTTGCGTACTCGGCTCCTGGACGTACATCAGTAAGCGCGTCACCGAGTTCCACTTCTGCCTGCTGCTGATGACCTCGGCCTGCATCGGCGTGTTCGCGGCGCTCGATTTCGTGCTCTTCTACGTCTTCTGGGAGGCCATGCTCGTCCCCATGTACCTGCTGATCGCGGTCTGGGGCGGGCCGAGACGGCGTTACGCCTCCATCAAGTTCTTCCTCTACACCCTGGCCGGCTCGACGCTCTTGCTCGCGGCCATCGTGGCCTTCCGCCACGTCGGCGGCACCTTCTCCATCCCCGAACTGATGGAGAAGAGCTATTCCTTCCGCTTCCAGATGTGGGCTTTCCTGGCCATGGCCCTGGCCTTTGCCATCAAGGTCCCCATGTTTCCGTTCCATACCTGGCTGCCGGCCGCCCACGTCGAGGCCCCGGCCGCGGGCAGCGTGCTGCTGGCCGCCATTTTGCTCAAAATGGGCACCTACGGCTTCCTGCGTTTCTGCCTGCCGCTGACCCCGGCCGCCTCGGTCACGGCCGCCCCGGTCATGATCGCCATCTCCATCGCCTCCATCATCTACGGCGGCTGCATCGCGCTCGGGCAGACCGACATCAAGAAACTGATCGCCTACTCGTCCGTGGGCCACATGGGCTTCGTGACGCTCGGCATCTTCCTTTTCAGCGTCAAGGGCGTCTCCGGGGCCATCCTCCAGATGCTCAACCACGGCATCACCACCGGCGGCCTCTTCATGATGGTCGGACTCATCTACGAACGCAGCCACAGCCGCGAGATCACCGACAACCAGGGACTCGGCAAGTTCATGCCGGCCTTCATGTTCCTCTTCGGCCTTTTTTCCTTCTCGTCCCTGGCCTTTCCGGGCACCAACAGTTTCGTGGGCGAGATCCTGGTCCTTATCGGGGCCTTCTCCAGCAATACCTGGGTCGGCTTCTGCGCCGTGCCCGGGGCCATGCTCGCCGCCGCCTACATGCTGCGCCTGCTGCAGCGCGTGACCTGGGGCGAGCCGAGCTCCTTCAAGAAGAGCTGGCATGACCTCGGCGCGCGGGAATGGGTGACGCTCATCCCGCTGGCCTTGCTCGTCTTCTATATCGGCCTGGCCCCGTCGTTGGCCATCAAGACCATCGAGCCCTCCATCGAGCGTGTGCTTTCCGTCATGCACCAAAAGAATCAGGCCATGGGCTTGACCAGTGACATGAAGTTCACCGAGCGCATGCGCCTTCCCGCGTCCATGACCGTGGCCACCGCCACGGACGCCGTCCGCAAGGAGCTTCCATGA
- a CDS encoding NADH-quinone oxidoreductase subunit N produces the protein MTIFKLLPELWLLGIVCALFVASVRGSRRVMSWLPVAAGIGVLVAVAGLSSRGEMLYATYKLDALSQFFKLAIAFGFAVVAGIAAGKKESRDLTPDYFMLLALSAWGLMLLASCVELVTLYLALELSSYSLYALIPLRGQDRRAAEAGIKYILFGAAVTAIALFGLSYIMAAKHTTYIAALAASSWSFADAPLAVVGLTLFLAGFFYKLALFPFHFWCPDVYQGTKNETAAYVATIPKLGAVVVLVRLAAILTPHMEVTTILAILGAISMTGGNLAALVQRDVKRLLGYSSVAHAGYVMLGLAAGSAAGLAASAFYSLAYILMNLAAFYVVCTISKDGENPSLDDLDGLYHRAPALAMILAVAAFSLVGLPPTAGFTGKLFLLSAAWDQGFYWLVIVAVLNTAISIYYYLGLVRHAYTGESDAPALVIPKGTLVFGGVLAALVLLAGIIPAPLYDLAAMAGTQLHP, from the coding sequence ATGACCATCTTCAAACTGTTGCCGGAATTGTGGCTGCTGGGCATTGTCTGCGCCCTGTTCGTCGCCAGCGTGCGCGGCTCGCGGCGGGTGATGTCCTGGTTGCCCGTGGCCGCCGGAATCGGCGTGCTGGTCGCCGTGGCCGGGCTCTCGTCCCGGGGCGAGATGCTCTACGCCACCTACAAGCTGGATGCCCTGTCGCAGTTTTTCAAGCTCGCCATCGCCTTCGGCTTCGCCGTGGTGGCCGGCATCGCCGCCGGCAAGAAAGAAAGCCGGGACCTGACCCCTGACTACTTCATGCTGCTGGCGCTTTCGGCCTGGGGACTCATGCTTTTGGCCTCGTGCGTGGAGCTGGTCACGCTGTACCTGGCCCTGGAGCTTTCCTCCTACAGCCTCTACGCCCTTATTCCGCTGCGCGGCCAGGATCGGCGCGCGGCCGAAGCCGGCATCAAGTATATCCTTTTCGGCGCGGCGGTGACGGCCATTGCCCTTTTCGGCCTGTCCTACATCATGGCCGCCAAGCACACGACCTACATCGCCGCCTTGGCCGCCTCCTCCTGGAGCTTTGCCGACGCGCCCCTGGCCGTGGTCGGGTTGACCCTCTTTCTGGCCGGCTTCTTCTACAAGCTGGCGCTGTTCCCGTTCCACTTCTGGTGCCCTGACGTCTATCAGGGGACGAAAAACGAGACGGCCGCCTACGTGGCCACCATTCCCAAACTCGGCGCCGTGGTGGTGCTGGTGCGTCTGGCCGCCATTCTCACCCCGCACATGGAAGTGACCACCATCCTGGCCATCCTCGGCGCGATCTCCATGACCGGCGGCAACCTGGCCGCCCTGGTCCAGCGCGACGTCAAGCGCCTGCTCGGCTACTCCTCCGTGGCCCATGCCGGCTACGTCATGCTGGGCCTTGCCGCCGGATCGGCGGCGGGGCTGGCCGCCTCGGCCTTTTACAGCCTGGCCTACATCCTCATGAACCTGGCTGCCTTCTACGTCGTGTGCACCATCTCGAAAGACGGCGAGAATCCGAGCCTGGACGACCTCGACGGCCTGTATCACCGCGCGCCGGCCCTGGCCATGATCCTGGCCGTGGCCGCCTTCTCCCTGGTCGGCCTGCCGCCGACCGCCGGGTTCACGGGCAAGCTCTTCCTGCTCTCGGCCGCCTGGGATCAGGGCTTTTACTGGCTGGTGATCGTGGCCGTGCTCAATACGGCCATCTCCATCTACTACTACCTGGGTCTGGTGCGCCACGCCTACACCGGCGAATCCGACGCTCCGGCCCTGGTCATCCCCAAGGGCACGTTGGTCTTTGGCGGCGTGCTGGCGGCGCTGGTGCTCCTGGCCGGCATCATTCCCGCGCCGCTGTACGATCTGGCGGCCATGGCCGGGACCCAGCTGCACCCCTAG
- a CDS encoding NADH-quinone oxidoreductase subunit A: protein MVFTWFQAAILLFFLGGVLFAAGPLLAELFLAPKARGGALAETYECGVPTHGRSWVRFGINYYFYALIFLAFEVDILYLFPVAALFAKPQGMVAAIKLLVFIAVLGAAIIYFMRKGVFTWPRRIQVRVAPRP, encoded by the coding sequence ATGGTCTTTACCTGGTTTCAAGCGGCGATACTGCTCTTCTTCCTGGGCGGGGTGCTCTTTGCCGCCGGCCCGCTTCTGGCCGAGCTGTTCCTCGCCCCCAAGGCCCGCGGCGGAGCCCTGGCCGAGACGTACGAATGCGGCGTGCCCACCCACGGCCGTTCCTGGGTCCGGTTCGGCATCAACTACTACTTCTACGCCCTGATCTTTTTGGCCTTCGAGGTGGATATCCTCTACCTCTTCCCCGTGGCGGCCCTTTTCGCCAAGCCCCAGGGGATGGTCGCGGCCATCAAGTTGCTGGTTTTCATCGCGGTGCTCGGCGCCGCCATCATCTACTTCATGCGTAAGGGAGTGTTCACATGGCCCCGCAGAATCCAGGTCCGTGTTGCGCCCCGGCCGTAA
- the nuoB gene encoding NADH-quinone oxidoreductase subunit NuoB, with translation MAPQNPGPCCAPAVNTVEPALVATPAVQKIVDVCRAMSIWPMTFGIACCAIEMMAVGMARFDIARFGAEVFRPSPRQSDLMIVAGTVNKKLAPLVVRLFEQMPAPRFVMALGNCAISGGPFNIEGQYNVVQGVDTLIPVDVYVPGCPPRPEGLLEGLFAIQQKMTGRRWWQVPAGGER, from the coding sequence ATGGCCCCGCAGAATCCAGGTCCGTGTTGCGCCCCGGCCGTAAACACGGTCGAACCGGCGCTCGTCGCCACGCCTGCGGTCCAGAAGATCGTGGATGTGTGCCGGGCCATGTCCATCTGGCCCATGACCTTCGGCATCGCCTGCTGCGCCATCGAGATGATGGCCGTGGGCATGGCCCGGTTCGACATCGCGCGCTTCGGCGCGGAGGTTTTCCGGCCCTCGCCGCGCCAGTCCGATCTGATGATCGTGGCCGGTACGGTCAACAAGAAGCTCGCCCCGCTGGTGGTGCGGCTTTTCGAACAGATGCCCGCGCCGCGTTTCGTCATGGCCCTTGGCAACTGCGCCATCTCGGGCGGCCCGTTCAATATTGAGGGCCAGTACAACGTGGTCCAGGGCGTGGACACCCTCATCCCGGTCGACGTCTACGTGCCCGGCTGCCCGCCCCGTCCCGAGGGATTGCTGGAAGGCCTGTTCGCCATCCAGCAGAAGATGACCGGCCGGCGCTGGTGGCAGGTCCCCGCTGGAGGCGAACGATGA
- a CDS encoding NADH-quinone oxidoreductase subunit C, with protein MNQALLEKLHPACSAPLDFKATGCVLSVTLTAETIHDAVAVLFAEGYLLEDVMASDLEEGFEVAYHLSLLDGANRIVLRLTVPHDNPTVPTVSDIYSGADWHERECFDFYGITFTGHPNLHNLLLPENSDIHPLIKAEKARKSLADLVPLSYLVDCGLAEPAPEPKEKAKPAPVAPKAAKDAQG; from the coding sequence ATGAACCAGGCCCTTCTCGAAAAACTCCATCCGGCCTGCTCCGCGCCCCTGGATTTCAAGGCCACGGGCTGCGTGCTCTCCGTCACCCTGACGGCGGAAACCATCCACGACGCCGTGGCCGTGCTTTTCGCCGAAGGCTACCTGCTCGAGGACGTCATGGCCTCCGACCTGGAGGAGGGCTTCGAGGTGGCCTACCACCTGAGCCTGCTCGACGGCGCCAACCGCATCGTGCTGCGCCTGACCGTGCCCCACGACAACCCGACGGTACCGACGGTGAGCGACATTTATTCCGGGGCCGACTGGCACGAGCGGGAATGCTTCGATTTTTACGGCATCACTTTCACCGGCCATCCGAACCTGCACAATCTGCTTCTCCCCGAGAACAGCGATATCCATCCGCTGATCAAGGCGGAGAAGGCCCGCAAGTCCCTGGCCGATCTCGTGCCGCTTTCCTATCTCGTCGACTGCGGGCTGGCCGAGCCCGCTCCCGAGCCCAAGGAGAAGGCCAAACCCGCGCCGGTGGCCCCAAAAGCCGCCAAGGACGCCCAGGGCTAA
- a CDS encoding NADH-quinone oxidoreductase subunit D encodes MQAFDPNSLRGDLVSARFEPGPTEDKLILSMGPQHPSTHGVLRIMLELDGEYIVRAEPVLGYIHRMHEWMAEQKTYMQFMPNMGRVDYLHPMAWNWAFAGAVERLMGLEVPERAEYIRVAVTELNRITSHLLWWGAYLLDLGAFTPIMYAFDDREKILDILQDVTGSRLTYSYFTIGGLYGDVPDDFASRCLAFTRHLRSRLPMYRDLVTDNVILRGRCEGIGVMDVELARRYGATGPMIRGSGAPVDTRRAEPYGVYNRFDFHIPTYTEGDAMARYMVRLDELVTSCDIIDQAVANLPGGPIQTKVPKTIKPPKGEASFAVEGARGKILVHVRSDGGPKPYRVKLRAPGFSNLHVFSELAEGTLLADAVSILGSLDLVIPEIDR; translated from the coding sequence ATGCAAGCCTTCGATCCGAATTCCTTGCGGGGTGATCTCGTCTCCGCGCGGTTCGAGCCCGGACCGACCGAGGACAAGCTCATTTTGAGCATGGGCCCGCAGCATCCCTCCACGCACGGCGTGTTGCGCATCATGCTCGAACTCGACGGCGAGTACATCGTGCGGGCCGAGCCGGTGCTCGGCTACATTCACCGCATGCACGAGTGGATGGCCGAGCAGAAGACCTACATGCAGTTCATGCCGAACATGGGCCGGGTGGACTATCTCCATCCCATGGCCTGGAACTGGGCCTTTGCCGGTGCGGTGGAACGGCTGATGGGGCTCGAGGTGCCGGAGCGCGCCGAGTACATCCGCGTGGCCGTGACGGAACTCAACCGCATCACCTCGCATTTGCTGTGGTGGGGCGCCTATCTGCTCGACCTCGGGGCGTTTACTCCCATCATGTACGCCTTCGACGATCGCGAGAAGATCCTCGACATCCTCCAGGACGTCACGGGTTCGCGCCTGACCTATTCCTACTTCACCATCGGCGGGCTGTACGGCGACGTGCCCGACGACTTCGCCTCGCGCTGCCTGGCCTTCACCCGGCACCTGCGGTCGCGGCTGCCCATGTACCGCGATCTGGTCACGGACAACGTGATCCTGCGCGGGCGCTGCGAGGGCATCGGCGTCATGGACGTGGAACTGGCCCGCCGCTACGGCGCGACCGGCCCCATGATCCGCGGTTCGGGCGCGCCCGTGGACACCCGCCGGGCCGAGCCCTACGGCGTCTACAACCGCTTCGACTTCCACATCCCGACCTACACCGAAGGCGACGCCATGGCCCGCTACATGGTGCGCCTCGACGAGCTGGTCACCAGCTGCGACATCATCGACCAGGCCGTGGCCAACCTGCCGGGCGGCCCGATTCAGACCAAGGTGCCGAAGACCATAAAGCCGCCCAAGGGCGAGGCCTCCTTCGCCGTCGAAGGCGCGCGCGGCAAGATCCTCGTCCACGTGCGTTCCGACGGCGGCCCCAAGCCGTACCGGGTCAAGCTGCGCGCCCCGGGTTTTTCCAACCTGCACGTGTTCAGCGAACTGGCCGAGGGCACGCTCCTGGCCGACGCCGTTTCCATCCTGGGCAGCCTTGACCTTGTCATCCCGGAGATCGACCGATGA
- the nuoH gene encoding NADH-quinone oxidoreductase subunit NuoH translates to MNMDMLLSLDYPLTRLVIGLLGIFAFVGLNGLILVWVERKVAGHCQYRPGPLHVGPHGLLQPLVDAVKLMGKQLVAPARCDRVLFWTAPLLAFAPVTICLLPLPYGPSLSPIPMNLGLVLILAFSGLGVLSLILAGWGSNNKYGLLGAARAVAQSVAYEVPLLLSVMAVALTAGSLDLYTISAQQGGWPWQWYGVKNPLAFFIFLICAVAETNRAPFDLPEAESELTAGFHTEYSGMGFGLFFLAEYANMIVVSGVAAALFLGGWQGPFLPGVWWFLVKIYCVLFFIIWLRWTYPRVRFDQLLNLSWKWLTPLALIDLALTVVVAGLGG, encoded by the coding sequence ATGAACATGGACATGCTTTTAAGCCTCGATTATCCGCTGACGCGGCTGGTCATCGGCCTGCTGGGCATCTTCGCCTTTGTCGGCCTCAACGGCCTGATCCTGGTGTGGGTCGAACGCAAGGTGGCCGGCCATTGCCAGTACCGTCCCGGTCCCTTGCACGTGGGGCCTCACGGCCTGCTGCAGCCGCTGGTCGACGCGGTCAAGCTCATGGGCAAGCAGCTCGTGGCGCCGGCCCGGTGCGACCGGGTCCTTTTCTGGACCGCGCCGCTTCTGGCCTTCGCACCGGTGACCATCTGCCTGTTGCCGTTGCCCTACGGCCCCAGCCTTTCACCCATCCCCATGAACCTCGGGCTGGTGCTCATCCTGGCCTTTTCCGGGCTTGGCGTGCTGTCGCTGATCCTGGCCGGCTGGGGGTCCAACAACAAATACGGTCTGCTCGGCGCGGCCCGGGCCGTGGCCCAGTCGGTAGCCTACGAGGTGCCGCTGCTGCTGTCGGTCATGGCCGTGGCCCTGACCGCCGGTTCGCTCGACCTCTACACCATCTCGGCCCAGCAGGGCGGCTGGCCCTGGCAGTGGTACGGCGTCAAGAATCCGCTGGCCTTTTTCATCTTCCTCATCTGCGCCGTGGCCGAGACCAACCGCGCTCCCTTCGACCTGCCGGAAGCCGAATCGGAACTGACGGCCGGGTTCCACACCGAATACTCGGGCATGGGCTTCGGCCTGTTCTTCCTGGCCGAATACGCCAACATGATCGTGGTTTCGGGCGTTGCCGCCGCGCTGTTCCTGGGCGGCTGGCAGGGGCCGTTCCTGCCCGGCGTGTGGTGGTTTCTGGTCAAGATCTACTGCGTGCTCTTCTTCATCATCTGGCTGCGCTGGACGTATCCGCGCGTGCGCTTCGACCAGCTCCTTAACCTCAGCTGGAAGTGGCTTACGCCCCTGGCGCTGATCGACCTTGCCCTGACCGTGGTCGTGGCGGGACTTGGAGGCTGA
- a CDS encoding 4Fe-4S binding protein — MSQLSQLIEEAYTGLKSLVIGLGVTGKALCEPGVTVIYPKEEVDNLATFRGHVELIGKDDDPAVARCVACGACAKACPSNCISVLCPVPVKEGEADTGKLGPAPQKGSKTPAQFIVDYSLCSLCGQCARACPVDSLRFCHDAYTVAFDRKAFQFELVSRLRQQAEQALEGGEE; from the coding sequence ATGTCGCAACTTTCGCAACTTATCGAAGAAGCCTACACGGGGCTCAAAAGCCTGGTCATCGGCCTTGGCGTGACGGGAAAGGCGCTGTGCGAGCCCGGCGTGACCGTGATCTATCCCAAAGAGGAAGTGGACAACCTGGCCACCTTTCGCGGCCATGTGGAGCTGATCGGCAAGGACGACGACCCGGCCGTGGCGCGTTGCGTGGCCTGCGGCGCCTGCGCCAAGGCCTGCCCGTCGAACTGCATCTCGGTGTTGTGCCCGGTGCCGGTCAAGGAAGGCGAGGCGGATACGGGCAAGCTGGGGCCGGCTCCCCAGAAGGGCAGCAAGACGCCGGCGCAATTCATTGTGGATTACTCGCTTTGCAGCCTGTGCGGCCAATGCGCCCGGGCCTGCCCCGTGGATTCGCTGCGCTTTTGCCACGACGCCTACACGGTGGCTTTTGACCGCAAGGCGTTTCAATTCGAACTGGTTTCCCGGCTGCGCCAGCAGGCGGAGCAGGCGCTCGAAGGCGGCGAGGAATAG
- a CDS encoding FAD-binding protein, with product MDVALLAALARELGPGFRTDPEVLNGAATDDSGIAAAPEAVFFPRNADEISCLLRLAHRHGFAVTPRGAGTGLCAGCVATAGGVVVATTAMDRILAIDTANLVAVVEPGVVTKTLRDAAAETGLFYPPDPASLATSTLGGNAATNAGGPACVKYGVTRDYVLGATCVLPDGEILKTGVATRKGVVGYDLTGLLVGSEGTLGVITELTVKLIPHPRAVRAVAALFADARAAVTTVSAIMTSGITPSAVEFMDRACLGLVEELLPLPLPDGEPTLLLLEADGDPDEAARDITRIADICRDAGALAIMPADDAAKREKLWDIRRQTSTRIHESAPVYLSDDTVVPIARIPELVARLPGLGQRFGMTVYAFGHAGDGNIHVNVTGEDGSRERGQALLRELVAIVLELGGTMSGEHGIGLAKKPFLDMELSPRSIALQQGLKHLFDPRGVMNPGKVLPDRG from the coding sequence GTGGACGTCGCGCTGCTTGCCGCCCTGGCCCGCGAGCTGGGGCCGGGCTTTCGCACGGACCCCGAAGTGCTCAATGGGGCCGCGACCGATGATTCGGGCATTGCCGCCGCGCCCGAAGCCGTCTTTTTCCCCCGAAACGCCGACGAGATCAGCTGCCTGCTGCGTCTGGCCCATCGCCACGGCTTTGCCGTGACCCCGCGCGGGGCCGGCACCGGGCTGTGCGCCGGCTGCGTGGCCACGGCCGGCGGCGTGGTGGTGGCGACCACGGCCATGGACCGCATCCTGGCCATCGATACGGCCAACCTCGTGGCCGTGGTCGAGCCGGGTGTGGTCACCAAGACCCTGCGCGACGCCGCCGCCGAAACCGGCCTTTTCTACCCGCCGGACCCGGCGAGCCTGGCCACCTCCACCCTGGGCGGCAACGCCGCCACCAACGCCGGCGGCCCGGCCTGCGTCAAATACGGCGTCACCCGCGACTATGTGCTCGGCGCGACCTGCGTGCTGCCGGACGGGGAAATCCTCAAGACGGGCGTGGCCACGCGCAAGGGCGTGGTGGGCTACGACCTGACCGGGCTGCTCGTCGGCTCGGAAGGCACCCTTGGCGTCATCACGGAGCTTACCGTCAAGCTCATTCCCCATCCGCGCGCGGTGCGGGCGGTTGCCGCGCTTTTCGCCGACGCCCGCGCCGCCGTGACCACCGTGTCCGCCATCATGACCAGCGGCATCACGCCCTCGGCCGTGGAATTCATGGACCGGGCCTGTCTGGGGCTTGTGGAGGAGCTTTTGCCCCTGCCCCTTCCGGACGGCGAACCGACGCTGCTGTTGCTCGAAGCCGACGGCGACCCGGACGAGGCGGCCAGGGACATCACCCGCATCGCCGACATCTGCCGCGACGCCGGGGCCCTGGCCATCATGCCGGCCGACGACGCCGCCAAGCGCGAAAAGCTCTGGGACATCCGCCGCCAGACCTCCACGCGCATCCACGAAAGCGCGCCGGTCTACCTTTCCGACGACACGGTGGTGCCGATAGCCCGCATCCCCGAGCTTGTGGCCCGCCTGCCCGGGCTCGGACAGCGCTTCGGCATGACGGTCTACGCCTTCGGCCATGCCGGCGACGGCAACATCCACGTCAACGTCACGGGCGAGGACGGCAGCCGCGAGCGCGGCCAGGCGCTTTTGCGCGAGCTTGTGGCCATCGTCCTCGAACTCGGCGGCACCATGTCCGGCGAACACGGCATCGGCCTGGCCAAAAAGCCCTTCCTCGACATGGAACTTTCACCCCGCTCCATCGCCCTGCAACAGGGCCTCAAACACCTGTTCGATCCCCGGGGCGTCATGAACCCGGGCAAGGTGTTGCCCGACAGAGGTTGA
- a CDS encoding amino acid ABC transporter permease, protein MDSFFHFAASRIIPTLNAGLWTSILLIIPSSLLGIAIGVTVGTARVYGPRPLVRGLEWYVSLFRGTPLVVQLYFWYFALPYVSIGDWRCILSPMWASIIGFALCSGAYQSEYIRGGLLSIKRGQLRAAQALGMTPFTTITSVVLPQAFRRALPGCGNEIIYLIKYSSLASIITVSDLTGMGRSLAKSTFRNTEVFVVVGVYYLALVTVATLVLRAVEKRLELPGFEAKKD, encoded by the coding sequence ATGGACAGCTTTTTTCATTTCGCGGCCAGCCGCATCATTCCGACGCTCAATGCGGGCCTGTGGACGAGCATTCTCCTGATCATCCCCTCCTCGCTCCTGGGCATCGCCATCGGCGTGACCGTGGGCACGGCCCGGGTCTACGGCCCCCGGCCGCTGGTGCGCGGCCTCGAATGGTACGTGTCGCTTTTTCGCGGCACGCCGCTGGTGGTGCAGCTCTACTTCTGGTACTTCGCCCTGCCCTACGTCTCCATCGGCGACTGGCGCTGCATCCTGTCGCCCATGTGGGCCTCGATCATCGGGTTTGCGCTGTGTAGCGGGGCCTACCAGTCCGAGTACATCCGGGGCGGGCTGCTCTCCATCAAGCGGGGCCAGCTGCGGGCCGCCCAGGCGCTCGGCATGACGCCGTTTACCACCATCACCTCGGTGGTCCTGCCCCAGGCCTTTCGCCGGGCGCTGCCCGGTTGCGGCAACGAGATCATCTACCTCATCAAATATTCGTCGCTGGCCTCCATCATCACGGTCAGCGACCTGACCGGCATGGGCAGGAGCCTGGCCAAGTCCACCTTTCGCAACACCGAGGTTTTCGTCGTGGTCGGCGTCTACTATCTGGCGCTGGTGACCGTGGCCACCCTGGTGCTGCGCGCGGTGGAAAAGCGCCTGGAACTGCCGGGATTCGAAGCCAAAAAGGATTGA
- a CDS encoding amino acid ABC transporter ATP-binding protein, with amino-acid sequence MVDQPILRVENIVKTIGGNRILDDVSLTVKRGGLKVLIGPSGAGKSTLLACINFLSPPDSGTISLEGKTIDGKSKRELLALRQQVGMIFQDFNLFDHLSAMENVRVALIKVKGMDKRAATARAMEELARVGLADKPSLYPAQLSGGQKQRVSVARALALDPKVLLLDEPTSALDPELIGEVLTVIRDLADEGMTMIMATHQISFSAALADEFLFMEQGRIVERGSPAVLLAPGSGSRTQSFCAKLSELAGEATCELASPAA; translated from the coding sequence ATGGTTGACCAGCCCATTTTGCGCGTCGAAAACATCGTCAAGACCATCGGCGGGAACCGCATCCTCGACGACGTATCCCTTACCGTCAAAAGGGGCGGACTCAAGGTGCTCATCGGTCCTTCGGGCGCGGGCAAATCCACGCTGCTCGCCTGCATCAACTTCCTCTCCCCACCCGACTCCGGCACCATCTCCCTCGAAGGCAAGACCATCGACGGCAAAAGCAAGCGCGAACTGCTCGCCCTGCGCCAGCAGGTCGGCATGATCTTTCAGGATTTCAACCTGTTCGACCACCTCTCCGCCATGGAGAACGTGCGCGTGGCCTTAATCAAGGTCAAGGGCATGGACAAGCGCGCCGCAACCGCGCGGGCCATGGAGGAACTGGCCCGGGTGGGTCTGGCCGACAAACCCTCGCTCTACCCGGCCCAGCTTTCCGGCGGCCAGAAGCAGCGGGTGTCCGTGGCCCGGGCGCTTGCCCTGGACCCCAAGGTACTGCTCCTCGACGAGCCGACCTCGGCCCTGGACCCGGAGCTTATCGGCGAAGTGCTCACCGTCATCCGCGACCTGGCCGACGAGGGCATGACCATGATCATGGCCACGCACCAGATCAGTTTTTCGGCCGCCCTGGCCGACGAGTTCCTGTTTATGGAACAGGGGCGCATCGTGGAGCGCGGTTCGCCCGCGGTCCTGCTCGCTCCGGGCTCGGGCAGCCGCACCCAGTCGTTTTGCGCCAAGCTCAGCGAACTTGCCGGCGAAGCCACCTGCGAACTCGCCTCCCCGGCCGCCTGA